From one Lolium rigidum isolate FL_2022 chromosome 4, APGP_CSIRO_Lrig_0.1, whole genome shotgun sequence genomic stretch:
- the LOC124650378 gene encoding protein CANDIDATE G-PROTEIN COUPLED RECEPTOR 7-like, producing MPDLAMATAGARLLLLLAVAAPLALPSAAEIRSESFHEDPRHTILFEKFGFSKTGAVRIILSGAAVSSSFARADPKQIGFFLLADESLLEAVAESRDPKPKAEPEDPSGADEPDLSGCVLSSPYVKTLFTFHDMEGGHYNKSFPVTHPDEYSLYFANCAPQSLVSMAVRTEMYNANRDGSKDYLPVGQAPVPAIYGFAAFCYAAFLAAWLHLTLSRDRASANQIHHLMSALLVARLLYCLSAAEDQHYIRVTGTPHGWDVAFYLFQLVKGVILFAVIVLVGTGWSFLRPFLQDREKKVLMVVIPLQVIANIAAAVIGETGPFWQGWVTWNQILMLVDVACCCAVLFPVVWSMRALRETSKTDGKAARNLSKLTLFRQFYTVVIGYLYFTRIVVYMLSTIASYQYRWVSVFSEEVAAMAFYLFMFYTFRPAERSHYFSLHDDDEEEAAEMVLREEEFEL from the coding sequence ATGCCAGATCTCGCCATGGCCACCGCCGGAGCTCGCCTCCTGCTGCTCCTCGCCGTCGCGGCACCCCTCGCCCTCCCCTCCGCCGCGGAGATCAGGTCCGAGTCCTTCCACGAGGACCCTCGCCACACCATCCTCTTCGAGAAGTTCGGCTTCTCCAAGACCGGCGCGGTCCGCATCATCCTCTCCGgcgccgccgtctcctcctccttcgcgcGGGCCGACCCCAAGCAGatcggcttcttcctcctcgccgaCGAGTCCCTCCTGGAGGCCGTCGCCGAGTCGCGGGACCCGAAGCCCAAGGCCGAGCCGGAGGACCCCAGCGGCGCCGACGAGCCGGACCTCTCCGGCTGCGTGCTCTCCAGCCCCTACGTCAAGACCCTCTTCACCTTCCACGACATGGAGGGCGGCCACTACAACAAGTCCTTCCCCGTCACCCACCCCGACGAGTACAGCCTCTACTTCGCCAACTGCGCGCCGCAGTCGCTCGTCTCCATGGCCGTCCGCACCGAGATGTACAACGCCAACCGGGACGGCTCCAAGGACTACCTCCCCGTCGGCCAGGCGCCCGTGCCGGCCATCTACGGCTTCGCCGCCTTCTGCTACGCCGCGTTCCTCGCCGCCTGGCTCCACCTCACCCTCTCCCGCGACCGCGCCTCCgccaaccaaatccaccacctcaTGTCCGCGCTCCTCGTCGCGCGCCTGCTCTACTGCCTCTCCGCCGCCGAGGACCAGCACTACATCCGGGTCACCGGCACGCCGcacggctgggacgtcgccttctaCCTCTTCCAGCTCGTCAAGGGCGTCATCCTCTTCGCCGTCATCGTGCTCGTCGGCACCGGCTGGTCCTTCCTCAGGCCGTTCCTGCAGGACCGGGAGAAGAAGGTGCTCATGGTCGTCATCCCGCTGCAGGTCATCGCCAacatcgccgccgccgtcatcGGCGAGACCGGCCCCTTCTGGCAGGGGTGGGTCACCTGGAACCAGATCCTGATGCTTGTCGACGTCGCCTGCTGCTGTGCTGTTCTCTTCCCGGTCGTCTGGTCCATGCGGGCGCTCCGCGAGACGTCCAAGACCGACGGCAAGGCGGCGCGCAACCTGTCCAAGCTCACCCTGTTCCGGCAGTTCTACACCGTGGTGATTGGGTACCTCTACTTCACTAGGATCGTAGTGTACATGCTCAGCACCATTGCCAGCTACCAGTACCGATGGGTGAGCGTCTTTTCCGAGGAGGTGGCCGCCATGGCCTTCTACCTGTTCATGTTCTACACGTTCAGGCCAGCGGAGAGGAGCCACTACTTTTCACtccacgacgatgacgaggaagaagccgcgGAGATGGTGCTCCGGGAAGAGGAATTCGAGTTGTGA
- the LOC124707611 gene encoding SAC3 family protein A-like isoform X2, which yields MGSHGAGPAAGSDAARAEVSGMAQTNQPAYPPLASGDHPWSSSTGAAAVSWNYPVDSQKQDTVYYDPQRDVSVSGDNQTVASSAPPTVQSTMSLPNASHSHVPYSSSIQHGYNPAEYGNYYYNYPQATNNYSAQQGGANQHSGAAYQPLTSFQNSGSYVDPTSNTYYNAGGHQTAPGYATNNYYYQNDTHNDGSSGNNYAQLYQNYSSSGTNAVQNSSTVPANSFSYQPQYNQWPYYHNHSAPSPAVNPVAGSSNIDNRVVNTTSGYSYPSAEPPPPGTTSWKSNSGASVAPPLQAPSVQEPQNQYVQHPQETPALQNQYPYQAPGVPVSYNYYTNQAPAYQQTAYPQNNTNANQVPVNKHGDQQKSGSLTTDSSSENKIQIPAIPRIAPGFSMVIPKSEKKIIVADLAKKPAYVSVSVPKNDAKAVQHGPDARSVPFSLRNYGMRNLNRCKNDAQRAACQSIIQQITSKALSDGTLLTKNWDTEPLFPLPENLLTMTETSANNSSPLSKSTPKKRLKSRWEPVPEEKVTEKVEPVAKTLMNGSAHHNFEAKNTTGNNWNFGKFDHSAHAPLNKITQMPFKKQKMGSYASVIRNGNTSSDSDKEQDLTKYYASASALANSPEEKKRREHRSKRFEKSKDSSSKSRNSAVNKDVHTRRPISALATRSSENGSSLAVEDLDWDALTVKGTCQEIEKRYLRLTSAPDPSTVRPEHVLEKALSMVETSQKNYLFKCDQLKSIRQDLTVQRIQNELTVKVYETHARLALQAGDLPEFNQCQSQLKRLYREGNKGCDFEFSAYNLLCVMLHSSNKRDLLSSMASLSKEAKQDGAVKHALAVHSAVSSGNYVIFFKLYKQGPNLNSCLMDLYVERMRFEAIKCISRSYRPTVPVVYVARVLGFLLNGDDRSEECEIWLKAHGAILSLDNSGELQIDTKTSATTLYMPEPENAVAHGDASLAVNDFFARTSEKV from the exons ATGGGGAGCCACGGCGCCGGGCCGGCCGCTGGATCCGACGCCGCGCGCGCCGAG GTTAGCGGCATGGCCCAGACAAACCAACCTGCTTATCCGCCTTTAGCTTCTGGGGATCATCCGTGGTCCTCTTCAACTGGGGCAGCAGCAGTTTCGTGGAACTATCCAGTGGACAGTCAAAAACAAGATACAGTTTACTATGATCCACAGAGGGATGTGTCGGTTTCAGGAGATAATCAAACTGTGGCAAGCAGTGCGCCTCCTACTGTTCAGTCGACTATGAGCTTGCCAAATGCAAGTCATTCTCACGTGCCTTACTCAAGTTCAATTCAACATGGCTACAATCCTGCAGAATATGGGAACTATTACTATAACTACCCACAAGCTACAAATAACTATTCCGCTCAGCAAGGAGGAGCAAATCAACATTCAGGTGCAGCTTATCAGCCTCTTACTTCATTTCAGAATTCTGGGTCTTACGTTGATCCTACAAGTAACACATATTACAATGCTGGTGGTCACCAGACTGCGCCAGGATATGCAACCAACAACTACTATTACCAGAATGATACACACAATGATGGAAGCTCAGGAAATAATTATGCTCAGTTATACCAGAACTACTCATCCTCTGGTACTAATGCAGTCCAAAATTCCAGTACAGTGCCTGCCAATTCTTTCTCATATCAGCCGCAGTACAACCAGTGGCCATACTATCACAATCACTCTGCACCAAGTCCTGCTGTCAATCCAGTTGCTGGGAGCAGTAACATAGATAACAGAGTTGTTAACACCACTTCTGGTTATTCTTATCCTAGTGCCGAGCCACCTCCACCGGGTACTACATCATGGAAAAGTAATTCAGGTGCTTCTGTTGCACCTCCTCTGCAG GCTCCAAGCGTTCAAGAACCTCAAAATCAATATGTCCAACATCCACAAGAAACTCCAGCGTTGCAAAACCAGTATCCTTATCAAGCACCAGGTGTTCCAGTGTCTTACAACTATTACACAAACCAGGCACCAGCATACCAGCAGACAGCTTACCCACAGAACAATACGAATGCGAATCAAGTACCTGTGAACAAGCATGGTGATCAACAGAAGAGT GGTTCTTTGACAACAGATTCTTCCAGTGAAAACAAAATACAGATTCCAGCGATTCCTCGAATTGCTCCAGGTTTCTCTATGGTAATACCAAAGAGTGAGAAGAAAATTATAGTTGCTGATTTGGCAAAGAAACCTGCCTATGTTAGTGTTTCTGTGCCGAAGAACGATGCCAAAGCAGTTCAACATGGTCCAGATGCT AGATCCGTCCCTTTTTCGCTCCGTAATTATGGTATGAGGAATCTCAACCGTTGCAAGAATGATGCCCAGAGAGCTGCCTGCCAAAGTATAATACAACAG ATCACAAGCAAAGCTCTTAGCGATGGAACCCTTCTTACGAAGAACTGGGACACTGAACCTCTGTTTCCGTTGCCAGAGAATCTTTTAACCATGACTGAAACAAG TGCAAACAATTCAAGTCCCTTGTCAAAATCTACCCCTAAAAAACGCCTGAAAAGTAGGTGGGAGCCTGTTCCGGAGGAAAAAGTTACTGAGAAGGTGGAGCCAGTAGCAAAAACATTGATGAATGGTAGCGCCCACCATAATTTTGAGGCCAAAAATACAACG GGAAACAATTGGAAtttcgggaagtttgaccactctGCACATGCACCTTTAAACAAGATCACCCAGATGCCTTTCAAAAAGCAAAAGATGGGTAGTTATGCAAGTGTGATACGGAATGGAAATACTTCAAGCGATAGTGATAAGGAGCAGGATCTGACCAAGTATTACGCCAGTGCATCCGCACTAGCAAATTCACCAGAGGAAAAGAAACGCAGGGAGCATAGATCTAAGCGTTTTGAGAAGAGTAAGGATTCATCATCAAAATCAAGGAATTCTGCAGTGAATAAAGATGTACATACAAGAAGACCTATTTCAGCACTTGCTACTAGAAGTTCTGAAAATGGCAGCAGCTTGGCTGTCGAGGATCTGGATTGGGATGCACTGACAGTCAAGGGGACATGTCAGGAAATTGAGAAACGATACCTACGCCTGACATCAGCACCTGATCCTTCCACG GTAAGACCAGAACATGTCTTGGAGAAGGCACTTTCCATGGTTGAAACATCTCAAAAGAATTATCTTTTCAAGTGTGACCAACTGAAATCTATTCGTCAAGATCTTACTGTTCAGAGAATCCAGAATGAACTGACTGTGAAG GTTTACGAAACTCATGCACGTTTAGCATTGCAAGCTGGTGATCTACCTGAATTTAACCAG TGCCAGTCACAACTGAAGAGGCTATACAGAGAGGGGAACAAGGGTTGCGATTTTGAATTCTCTGCATATAATTTGCTCTGTGTCATGCTGCACTCCAGTAACAAACGGGATCTGCTGTCATCAATGGCAAG CTTATCGAAGGAAGCCAAACAAGATGGAGCTGTCAAGCATGCCCTCGCAGTACATTCTGCTGTATCATCTGGCAATTATGTCATATTTTTCAAATTATACAAGCAAGGCCCCAACTTGAACTCTTGCCTTATGG ATCTATATGTGGAGAGGATGCGGTTCGAGGCTATAAAATGCATCTCTAGATCTTATCGCCCGACAGTACCTGTGGTGTATGTTGCTCGAGTTTTGGGGTTCTTGCTTAATGGGGATGACAGATCGGAAGAATGTGAAATATGGTTAAAAGCGCATGGTGCTATTCTTTCATTAGATAACAGTGGGGAATTGCAGATAGATACAAAG ACTTCTGCCACTACACTTTACATGCCAGAACCAGAGAATGCGGTTGCACATGGTGATGCATCACTTGCAGTTAACGACTTCTTTGCACGGACATCTGAAAAGGTGTAA
- the LOC124707611 gene encoding SAC3 family protein A-like isoform X1, which yields MGSHGAGPAAGSDAARAEVSGMAQTNQPAYPPLASGDHPWSSSTGAAAVSWNYPVDSQKQDTVYYDPQRDVSVSGDNQTVASSAPPTVQSTMSLPNASHSHVPYSSSIQHGYNPAEYGNYYYNYPQATNNYSAQQGGANQHSGAAYQPLTSFQNSGSYVDPTSNTYYNAGGHQTAPGYATNNYYYQNDTHNDGSSGNNYAQLYQNYSSSGTNAVQNSSTVPANSFSYQPQYNQWPYYHNHSAPSPAVNPVAGSSNIDNRVVNTTSGYSYPSAEPPPPGTTSWKSNSGASVAPPLQAPSVQEPQNQYVQHPQETPALQNQYPYQAPGVPVSYNYYTNQAPAYQQTAYPQNNTNANQVPVNKHGDQQKSGSLTTDSSSENKIQIPAIPRIAPGFSMVIPKSEKKIIVADLAKKPAYVSVSVPKNDAKAVQHGPDARSVPFSLRNYGMRNLNRCKNDAQRAACQSIIQQITSKALSDGTLLTKNWDTEPLFPLPENLLTMTETSSANNSSPLSKSTPKKRLKSRWEPVPEEKVTEKVEPVAKTLMNGSAHHNFEAKNTTGNNWNFGKFDHSAHAPLNKITQMPFKKQKMGSYASVIRNGNTSSDSDKEQDLTKYYASASALANSPEEKKRREHRSKRFEKSKDSSSKSRNSAVNKDVHTRRPISALATRSSENGSSLAVEDLDWDALTVKGTCQEIEKRYLRLTSAPDPSTVRPEHVLEKALSMVETSQKNYLFKCDQLKSIRQDLTVQRIQNELTVKVYETHARLALQAGDLPEFNQCQSQLKRLYREGNKGCDFEFSAYNLLCVMLHSSNKRDLLSSMASLSKEAKQDGAVKHALAVHSAVSSGNYVIFFKLYKQGPNLNSCLMDLYVERMRFEAIKCISRSYRPTVPVVYVARVLGFLLNGDDRSEECEIWLKAHGAILSLDNSGELQIDTKTSATTLYMPEPENAVAHGDASLAVNDFFARTSEKV from the exons ATGGGGAGCCACGGCGCCGGGCCGGCCGCTGGATCCGACGCCGCGCGCGCCGAG GTTAGCGGCATGGCCCAGACAAACCAACCTGCTTATCCGCCTTTAGCTTCTGGGGATCATCCGTGGTCCTCTTCAACTGGGGCAGCAGCAGTTTCGTGGAACTATCCAGTGGACAGTCAAAAACAAGATACAGTTTACTATGATCCACAGAGGGATGTGTCGGTTTCAGGAGATAATCAAACTGTGGCAAGCAGTGCGCCTCCTACTGTTCAGTCGACTATGAGCTTGCCAAATGCAAGTCATTCTCACGTGCCTTACTCAAGTTCAATTCAACATGGCTACAATCCTGCAGAATATGGGAACTATTACTATAACTACCCACAAGCTACAAATAACTATTCCGCTCAGCAAGGAGGAGCAAATCAACATTCAGGTGCAGCTTATCAGCCTCTTACTTCATTTCAGAATTCTGGGTCTTACGTTGATCCTACAAGTAACACATATTACAATGCTGGTGGTCACCAGACTGCGCCAGGATATGCAACCAACAACTACTATTACCAGAATGATACACACAATGATGGAAGCTCAGGAAATAATTATGCTCAGTTATACCAGAACTACTCATCCTCTGGTACTAATGCAGTCCAAAATTCCAGTACAGTGCCTGCCAATTCTTTCTCATATCAGCCGCAGTACAACCAGTGGCCATACTATCACAATCACTCTGCACCAAGTCCTGCTGTCAATCCAGTTGCTGGGAGCAGTAACATAGATAACAGAGTTGTTAACACCACTTCTGGTTATTCTTATCCTAGTGCCGAGCCACCTCCACCGGGTACTACATCATGGAAAAGTAATTCAGGTGCTTCTGTTGCACCTCCTCTGCAG GCTCCAAGCGTTCAAGAACCTCAAAATCAATATGTCCAACATCCACAAGAAACTCCAGCGTTGCAAAACCAGTATCCTTATCAAGCACCAGGTGTTCCAGTGTCTTACAACTATTACACAAACCAGGCACCAGCATACCAGCAGACAGCTTACCCACAGAACAATACGAATGCGAATCAAGTACCTGTGAACAAGCATGGTGATCAACAGAAGAGT GGTTCTTTGACAACAGATTCTTCCAGTGAAAACAAAATACAGATTCCAGCGATTCCTCGAATTGCTCCAGGTTTCTCTATGGTAATACCAAAGAGTGAGAAGAAAATTATAGTTGCTGATTTGGCAAAGAAACCTGCCTATGTTAGTGTTTCTGTGCCGAAGAACGATGCCAAAGCAGTTCAACATGGTCCAGATGCT AGATCCGTCCCTTTTTCGCTCCGTAATTATGGTATGAGGAATCTCAACCGTTGCAAGAATGATGCCCAGAGAGCTGCCTGCCAAAGTATAATACAACAG ATCACAAGCAAAGCTCTTAGCGATGGAACCCTTCTTACGAAGAACTGGGACACTGAACCTCTGTTTCCGTTGCCAGAGAATCTTTTAACCATGACTGAAACAAG CAGTGCAAACAATTCAAGTCCCTTGTCAAAATCTACCCCTAAAAAACGCCTGAAAAGTAGGTGGGAGCCTGTTCCGGAGGAAAAAGTTACTGAGAAGGTGGAGCCAGTAGCAAAAACATTGATGAATGGTAGCGCCCACCATAATTTTGAGGCCAAAAATACAACG GGAAACAATTGGAAtttcgggaagtttgaccactctGCACATGCACCTTTAAACAAGATCACCCAGATGCCTTTCAAAAAGCAAAAGATGGGTAGTTATGCAAGTGTGATACGGAATGGAAATACTTCAAGCGATAGTGATAAGGAGCAGGATCTGACCAAGTATTACGCCAGTGCATCCGCACTAGCAAATTCACCAGAGGAAAAGAAACGCAGGGAGCATAGATCTAAGCGTTTTGAGAAGAGTAAGGATTCATCATCAAAATCAAGGAATTCTGCAGTGAATAAAGATGTACATACAAGAAGACCTATTTCAGCACTTGCTACTAGAAGTTCTGAAAATGGCAGCAGCTTGGCTGTCGAGGATCTGGATTGGGATGCACTGACAGTCAAGGGGACATGTCAGGAAATTGAGAAACGATACCTACGCCTGACATCAGCACCTGATCCTTCCACG GTAAGACCAGAACATGTCTTGGAGAAGGCACTTTCCATGGTTGAAACATCTCAAAAGAATTATCTTTTCAAGTGTGACCAACTGAAATCTATTCGTCAAGATCTTACTGTTCAGAGAATCCAGAATGAACTGACTGTGAAG GTTTACGAAACTCATGCACGTTTAGCATTGCAAGCTGGTGATCTACCTGAATTTAACCAG TGCCAGTCACAACTGAAGAGGCTATACAGAGAGGGGAACAAGGGTTGCGATTTTGAATTCTCTGCATATAATTTGCTCTGTGTCATGCTGCACTCCAGTAACAAACGGGATCTGCTGTCATCAATGGCAAG CTTATCGAAGGAAGCCAAACAAGATGGAGCTGTCAAGCATGCCCTCGCAGTACATTCTGCTGTATCATCTGGCAATTATGTCATATTTTTCAAATTATACAAGCAAGGCCCCAACTTGAACTCTTGCCTTATGG ATCTATATGTGGAGAGGATGCGGTTCGAGGCTATAAAATGCATCTCTAGATCTTATCGCCCGACAGTACCTGTGGTGTATGTTGCTCGAGTTTTGGGGTTCTTGCTTAATGGGGATGACAGATCGGAAGAATGTGAAATATGGTTAAAAGCGCATGGTGCTATTCTTTCATTAGATAACAGTGGGGAATTGCAGATAGATACAAAG ACTTCTGCCACTACACTTTACATGCCAGAACCAGAGAATGCGGTTGCACATGGTGATGCATCACTTGCAGTTAACGACTTCTTTGCACGGACATCTGAAAAGGTGTAA
- the LOC124707611 gene encoding SAC3 family protein A-like isoform X3, whose amino-acid sequence MATILQNMGTITITTHKLQITIPLSKEEQINIQTAPGYATNNYYYQNDTHNDGSSGNNYAQLYQNYSSSGTNAVQNSSTVPANSFSYQPQYNQWPYYHNHSAPSPAVNPVAGSSNIDNRVVNTTSGYSYPSAEPPPPGTTSWKSNSGASVAPPLQAPSVQEPQNQYVQHPQETPALQNQYPYQAPGVPVSYNYYTNQAPAYQQTAYPQNNTNANQVPVNKHGDQQKSGSLTTDSSSENKIQIPAIPRIAPGFSMVIPKSEKKIIVADLAKKPAYVSVSVPKNDAKAVQHGPDARSVPFSLRNYGMRNLNRCKNDAQRAACQSIIQQITSKALSDGTLLTKNWDTEPLFPLPENLLTMTETSSANNSSPLSKSTPKKRLKSRWEPVPEEKVTEKVEPVAKTLMNGSAHHNFEAKNTTGNNWNFGKFDHSAHAPLNKITQMPFKKQKMGSYASVIRNGNTSSDSDKEQDLTKYYASASALANSPEEKKRREHRSKRFEKSKDSSSKSRNSAVNKDVHTRRPISALATRSSENGSSLAVEDLDWDALTVKGTCQEIEKRYLRLTSAPDPSTVRPEHVLEKALSMVETSQKNYLFKCDQLKSIRQDLTVQRIQNELTVKVYETHARLALQAGDLPEFNQCQSQLKRLYREGNKGCDFEFSAYNLLCVMLHSSNKRDLLSSMASLSKEAKQDGAVKHALAVHSAVSSGNYVIFFKLYKQGPNLNSCLMDLYVERMRFEAIKCISRSYRPTVPVVYVARVLGFLLNGDDRSEECEIWLKAHGAILSLDNSGELQIDTKTSATTLYMPEPENAVAHGDASLAVNDFFARTSEKV is encoded by the exons ATGGCTACAATCCTGCAGAATATGGGAACTATTACTATAACTACCCACAAGCTACAAATAACTATTCCGCTCAGCAAGGAGGAGCAAATCAACATTCAG ACTGCGCCAGGATATGCAACCAACAACTACTATTACCAGAATGATACACACAATGATGGAAGCTCAGGAAATAATTATGCTCAGTTATACCAGAACTACTCATCCTCTGGTACTAATGCAGTCCAAAATTCCAGTACAGTGCCTGCCAATTCTTTCTCATATCAGCCGCAGTACAACCAGTGGCCATACTATCACAATCACTCTGCACCAAGTCCTGCTGTCAATCCAGTTGCTGGGAGCAGTAACATAGATAACAGAGTTGTTAACACCACTTCTGGTTATTCTTATCCTAGTGCCGAGCCACCTCCACCGGGTACTACATCATGGAAAAGTAATTCAGGTGCTTCTGTTGCACCTCCTCTGCAG GCTCCAAGCGTTCAAGAACCTCAAAATCAATATGTCCAACATCCACAAGAAACTCCAGCGTTGCAAAACCAGTATCCTTATCAAGCACCAGGTGTTCCAGTGTCTTACAACTATTACACAAACCAGGCACCAGCATACCAGCAGACAGCTTACCCACAGAACAATACGAATGCGAATCAAGTACCTGTGAACAAGCATGGTGATCAACAGAAGAGT GGTTCTTTGACAACAGATTCTTCCAGTGAAAACAAAATACAGATTCCAGCGATTCCTCGAATTGCTCCAGGTTTCTCTATGGTAATACCAAAGAGTGAGAAGAAAATTATAGTTGCTGATTTGGCAAAGAAACCTGCCTATGTTAGTGTTTCTGTGCCGAAGAACGATGCCAAAGCAGTTCAACATGGTCCAGATGCT AGATCCGTCCCTTTTTCGCTCCGTAATTATGGTATGAGGAATCTCAACCGTTGCAAGAATGATGCCCAGAGAGCTGCCTGCCAAAGTATAATACAACAG ATCACAAGCAAAGCTCTTAGCGATGGAACCCTTCTTACGAAGAACTGGGACACTGAACCTCTGTTTCCGTTGCCAGAGAATCTTTTAACCATGACTGAAACAAG CAGTGCAAACAATTCAAGTCCCTTGTCAAAATCTACCCCTAAAAAACGCCTGAAAAGTAGGTGGGAGCCTGTTCCGGAGGAAAAAGTTACTGAGAAGGTGGAGCCAGTAGCAAAAACATTGATGAATGGTAGCGCCCACCATAATTTTGAGGCCAAAAATACAACG GGAAACAATTGGAAtttcgggaagtttgaccactctGCACATGCACCTTTAAACAAGATCACCCAGATGCCTTTCAAAAAGCAAAAGATGGGTAGTTATGCAAGTGTGATACGGAATGGAAATACTTCAAGCGATAGTGATAAGGAGCAGGATCTGACCAAGTATTACGCCAGTGCATCCGCACTAGCAAATTCACCAGAGGAAAAGAAACGCAGGGAGCATAGATCTAAGCGTTTTGAGAAGAGTAAGGATTCATCATCAAAATCAAGGAATTCTGCAGTGAATAAAGATGTACATACAAGAAGACCTATTTCAGCACTTGCTACTAGAAGTTCTGAAAATGGCAGCAGCTTGGCTGTCGAGGATCTGGATTGGGATGCACTGACAGTCAAGGGGACATGTCAGGAAATTGAGAAACGATACCTACGCCTGACATCAGCACCTGATCCTTCCACG GTAAGACCAGAACATGTCTTGGAGAAGGCACTTTCCATGGTTGAAACATCTCAAAAGAATTATCTTTTCAAGTGTGACCAACTGAAATCTATTCGTCAAGATCTTACTGTTCAGAGAATCCAGAATGAACTGACTGTGAAG GTTTACGAAACTCATGCACGTTTAGCATTGCAAGCTGGTGATCTACCTGAATTTAACCAG TGCCAGTCACAACTGAAGAGGCTATACAGAGAGGGGAACAAGGGTTGCGATTTTGAATTCTCTGCATATAATTTGCTCTGTGTCATGCTGCACTCCAGTAACAAACGGGATCTGCTGTCATCAATGGCAAG CTTATCGAAGGAAGCCAAACAAGATGGAGCTGTCAAGCATGCCCTCGCAGTACATTCTGCTGTATCATCTGGCAATTATGTCATATTTTTCAAATTATACAAGCAAGGCCCCAACTTGAACTCTTGCCTTATGG ATCTATATGTGGAGAGGATGCGGTTCGAGGCTATAAAATGCATCTCTAGATCTTATCGCCCGACAGTACCTGTGGTGTATGTTGCTCGAGTTTTGGGGTTCTTGCTTAATGGGGATGACAGATCGGAAGAATGTGAAATATGGTTAAAAGCGCATGGTGCTATTCTTTCATTAGATAACAGTGGGGAATTGCAGATAGATACAAAG ACTTCTGCCACTACACTTTACATGCCAGAACCAGAGAATGCGGTTGCACATGGTGATGCATCACTTGCAGTTAACGACTTCTTTGCACGGACATCTGAAAAGGTGTAA
- the LOC124707614 gene encoding histone H4, whose product MSGRGKGGKGLGKGGAKRHRKVLRDNIQGITKPAIRRLARRGGVKRISGLIYEETRGVLKIFLENVIRDAVTYTEHARRKTVTAMDVVYALKRQGRTLYGFGG is encoded by the coding sequence ATGTCGGGCCgcggcaagggaggcaagggGCTGGGCAAGGGCGGCGCCAAGCGCCACCGCAAGGTGCTCCGCGACAACATCCAGGGCATCACCAAGCCGGCCATCCGCCGCCTCGCCCGCCGTGGCGGCGTGAAGCGCATCTCCGGGCTCATCTACGAGGAGACCCGCGGCGTCCTCAAGATcttcctcgagaacgtcatccgcgacgCCGTCACCTACACTGAGCACGCCCGCCGCAAGACCGTCACCGCCATGGACGTCGTCTACGCGCTCAAGCGCCAGGGACGCACCCTCTACGGCTTCGGCGGCTAG